DNA sequence from the Parasphingorhabdus cellanae genome:
TTTCAGGCCTATCGCTAATCGTTCCGCATCTTGCGCATCGATATTTTTGTCGAGCACAGCGTTTATCTTGCCAAATGGCGCCTTAATATCGCTCAACGCGGCCAATCCTTTTTGCGTTATGGCAAGTTCCCAAGCCCTGCCATCTGACGGCGATCGTTTTCTGCTTATATAGTCTGCGGCCAATAGACGGCTCGCCATCGTCATGACGGCACTTTCTCTTTGCGACAATTTGTCGGCCACAAAGCGTTGTGTAACCGGTCCGTCTTTCGCGATTATCGACAAGGCCGCTGCTTGCGCCGTTGTCAGGCCAGCCGAGACTTTCAACGCGCCGTCTGCCCGTTTTTTTAAGCGATGCGCCACCAGTTGCAGCAAAAAATAGAGACGATGCTCTGACGCTGACATCCCTTTTCCTTCAATATTGACTCCAATATAAGTTTATTACTACACATATGTAGTTTATTTGCAAGAGGAGATAAGAATGGGCGCGATTGATGTCTGGTCAC
Encoded proteins:
- a CDS encoding MarR family winged helix-turn-helix transcriptional regulator, producing MSASEHRLYFLLQLVAHRLKKRADGALKVSAGLTTAQAAALSIIAKDGPVTQRFVADKLSQRESAVMTMASRLLAADYISRKRSPSDGRAWELAITQKGLAALSDIKAPFGKINAVLDKNIDAQDAERLAIGLKNILAALDE